From the Bacillus sp. FJAT-22090 genome, the window TGTCTTTATACCCAAAATTTATAAAATTAGACATCCAACTTGGATGGTTTGGATTATAATGTAATAAAGGGGAGTGTTTATCATGCTTATTAAACCGAAAATGCTTCGAGCTGGGGATAAAGTAGCGACAATTAGTTTGTCATGGGGTGGAGCTGGAGAACCTGAATTGAACTGGCGATATGAGCAGGGTGTCGAACGATTAGAAAAGGTATTTGGGTTAGAAGTAGTATCTATGCCAAATAGCTTAAAGGGTGCGGAGTATTTATATGATAATCCAAAAGCGCGAGCAGAGGATCTGATGAATGCCTTTAAGGATCCTACCATAAAAGGGATTGTTTCCAATATCGGTGGGAGTGAAAGTATCAGACTATTACCTTATATTGATTTTGATGTCATCCGTAATAACCCGAAGATTTTTATAGGTTATTCAGATGCAACAGTAACTCATTTGTTTTGTCATAAAGCTGGAATTTCATCATTTTATGGCCCTGCGATACTGACAGACTTTGCTGAAAATGTTGAGATGCATGCGTATACGGTGGAGGCTGTGAAAAAGACTTTGTTCACAAATGAAGTAATCGGAGAAGTTAAACCAGCGCCTGAATGGACGAGTGAACGATTAGAATGGCTTATAGAAAACAAAGATAAACAACGTAAAATGAATCCAAATCAAGGCTATGAATTGCTGCAAGGTTCTGGAGTCGTGCAAGGAAGATTAATCGGAGGATGTATCGAGGTTTTAGAGTTTGCTAAAGGAACCTCTCTATGGCCGGAAGAGTCGTATTGGAAAGACAGTATACTATTCTTTGAAACTTCAGAGGACCTACCTGAGCCATCTTATATTGAATATTGGCTAAGGAATTATGGCTCGCAAGGAATTTTGCAAAATATAAAAGGAATAGTTTTTGCAAAGCCTCAACATGAGAAATATTATGAGGAATACAAAGAATCTATATTAAGAATAATGAAGGAACTAGATTTGAATGAGTTACCAATACTTTATAATTTAAATTTTGGTCATACGGAACCGAAATTTATTCTTCCATATGGAGCGATGGCTGAAATAGATTGTGAGAGAGTAACTTTTTCTATTTTAGATAGTGGAGTTGAGTAATTGTGTCTTCTTATATTGTAGTAGGTGGTGGGATATTAGGTGCTTCCACTGCCTATCATCTTGCGAAACATCATGCGAAAGTAATTCTCGTTGATCGAAATGATTTAGGACAGGCATCTGAAGCGGCAGCAGGAATTATATGCCCGTGGATTTCCCAACGAAGAAATAAGAAATGGTACGAGCTTGTAAAAAATGGTGCTAAATATTATAAGCAGCTTGTTGAAGAGTTAGAAGCATTAGGGGAAACATCTACTGGCTATAAAAAGGTAGGAGCAATAGCGCTTCAGAATGATGAGAAAAAGCTGCAAAAAATGCTTGAGCGAGCATTGGAAAAAAGAGTGGATGCACCTGAAATTGGTGAGTTAAAAATACTGTCTTGTGATGAGACGAGAGCATTGTTTCCACTTATCTCAGAGGACTTTACGTCGTTGTTTGTGGAAGGAGCAGCCCGTGTCGACGGGCGAGCTATGCGAGATGCATTAATTCAAGGTGCACAAAAGCTAGGGGCACAAGTGGTTAGTGGAAATGCAGAGTTTTCTAATGGGGTTGTATTAGTAGATGGAAATCAAATAGATGCGGATGCAGTCATTTTAACAGCTGGTGCTTGGGGAAATGAAGTTCCTGCAACACTGGGAGTTAATATGAAGGTGAGCTCTCAAAAAGCCCAAATCATGCATTTTAAGATAGAAAATGAATCAACGGGAGATTGGCCGGTTGTTCTTCCTCCGACGAACCAATATTTACTAACCTTTGACAATGGAAAAGTGGTGGCTGGTTCCACATATGAAGAAAACACCGGTTTCGATGTCCGTGTGACTGAGGCAGGTAAAGTAGAGTTATTAGAAAAGGCAACATATATAGCGGAATCTTTGGGAACTGCAGTAATTGAGGAAGTGCGTGTAGGGTTTAGACCTTATACACCAGAGTTTCTGCCCGTTATTGGGAAATTACCTGGATATGAGACTATTTATTTTGCGAATGGATTAGGTGCTTCTGGATTGACTGCAGGGCCATTTGTTGGAGCTGAATTAGCTAGGTTGGCATTAGGGGAAAAAACAGTATTGGATTTAACCGCATACGCACCAGTTTAATTTATAAAGAGATGGGGCAAAAGGGATGAATTATTCTCACGTAGAAGAAGTAAATGATATGACTGTTGTAGAGGCTTTAGAAAAAAACCTAGCGATTATTCGTTTTGATTTAAATAGAGATGTCGCTTATGTAAATGATAACTTTGCCAACGAACTGGGCTATACTAAAGAAAAAGTGATGAAAATGAACCACCGCGATTTTTGTTTTGAAACAAACTCAAAAAGCCCAGAATATGAAATGTTTTGGAAAGAATTATTTGGTGGGAAGACGATTCAAAACAAAGTAGAACGTAAAGACGCAAAAGGTAATAGAGTTATGTTTGAAGCAACCTATATGCCAATATTTGGAGAAAGAGGACAAGTGTTAGGTGTTACAAAAGTAGCGACGAATGTAACTGATCGCCATCAAACTATTATGGCTGTAACAGAAGAGCTAAATGATATGTCCGAAGAGCTAAGTACTCGTGCGGAAGTAGGTATTAAAAGAAGCCAGGAGTTATTAGAAACTATTGATGAAATTGCTGCAGTTTCTAGTGAAAATACGGTTACCTTGAACAACCTACAAGTGCAAGCAGACTCTATTAAGGGCATCGTTCAAACAATTAGAGAAATCGCTGCTCAAACCAATTTACTAGCTTTGAATGCTGCAATCGAAGCCGCTCGCGCTGGTGAACACGGAAGAGGATTTAATGTAGTAGCTCAAGAAGTACGAAAGCTCGCGGCAAGAGTCGAAGCATCCATCGTTGAGGTACGTGAGAATATCGATGGAATAACAAAAGAAGTTGATAAAGTAACAATTAGTAATGGGAAGTCTCAAGCCAGCATAGAAAAAAGCCAAGAAGAAATTCGAATTGCATTAGAAGAATTCAATGACATCTCTAAAGCATCAGAAAAGCTAGAAACCCAAACTGCCCAATTCATCAAACTCATCTAGCAAATAGATTACGGAAAGATTACTGGTGCCAGGCACCAGTAATCTTTTTGTAATAATTTCTTTCGGACATGGTACACTAAATAGTGGGATTGGAGGGATGGATGTTGAGTGAGCATTCAATTGTTTATATAGAAATTGAGAGGCAAATAGATTTTTATTTTCAACAGAAACAAATAGAGCTCCAATATGAGCTTCGTTTGAATATGGAAGGAATTAAGTCGGCTCGACATCAATTCGAGCTTCAGCATGTTCATGATGTTTCCCATAAGCGTTTTTCATTTGGTGGTGGGATTTTATACTTACATACCAATCAAGGTGTATTTTCCTATAAAATTCAAGATGATCCAGATCCATTTATTCAAACTTTCAAGTCTTTAAAAATAAGAAATTTATAACTTTAATTCGACAAATTTCTACATAATTTTATGAATTATTAAATATATTACAAGGTCGTTGTAATTGAAAACATTCGTGCTATAATGGGAAATATTCTAATAGCATTTTACTCGTATAATCGCAGGAATAAGGCCTGCAAGTTTCTACCGGCTTACCGTAAATAAGCTGACTATGAGTGGAAAATGAAATAAGAGAAGTAGGACTTTTTGTCGATATTTCTTTTATTTCCATTCGAAATTTTCAAGCTCGGATGACATTATTCCACTCCAAATATGGATGGGTAATGTCTTCGAGCTTTTTTGTATTTAGTAAAAATATACTTGAAGGGAATTCAAATAACATGAAATTATTAAAGGACAAGATTGCTCAAGAGGGTAAAGCTCTATCGGAAAATGTCTTAAAAGTAGATTCATTCTTAAATCATCAAATTGATCCTGCATTAATGCAAGCAATTGGAGAAGAGTTTGCTACTCGTTATAAAGATGCAGGAGTTACTAAAATAGTAACGATAGAATCATCTGGAATTGCACCTTCCATGTTCGCTGGATTAACTCTTGGTGTGCCGGTTGTATTTGCTAGAAAACGTAAATCCTTAACTCTTTCAGACAATTTATACACGTCAAAGGTACATTCTTTCACGAAAAATGAAACAAATGATATATCTATTTCACGAAACTTCCTATCAAGTGAAGATGTTGTATTGATAATTGACGACTTCCTTGCAAATGGACAAGCAGTGCTTGGCTTACTTGATATTGTAGAACAAGCCAATGCTACTACTGCTGGGGTTGGAATTGTCATTGAAAAAGGTTTCCAAACGGGTGGAAGCATTATTCGAGAACGTGGCATTCGAGTAGATTCTCTTGCTAATATCAAATCGTTAGCTAATGGAAAAGTGGAATTTTTTGAGGAGGCACCAACGCGATGAATAATGCAATTAAAAATACCGCTTTAGGCATTCAACATCTACTTGCTATGTATGCAGGAGCAATACTTGTTCCTCTTATTGTCGGGGGAGCAATCGGGCTTAACTCTGAACAATTAACCTATTTAGTAGCAGTAGATATCTTGATGTGCGGAGTTGCAACGATTTTACAAGTAATGAGTAATCGCTTTTTCGGTATAGGATTACCTGTTGTTTTAGGTTGTACTTTTACTGCTGTGGGTCCAATGATCGCTATTGGTGCTGAATACGGGGTATCTTCTATTTACGGTGCTATTATTGTTTCCGGGCTTGTTGTAATTGTAATAAGCGGCTTTTTCGGAAAGCTCGTTAAGTTCTTCCCGCCAGTAGTGACAGGTTCTGTTGTGACTATTATCGGGATAACTCTAATCCCTGTTGCAATTAATAATATGGGTGGAGGACAAGGTGCAAGTGACTTCGGTTCCATTCCAAATATTTCGTTAGCATTTGGAACATTAATTTTTATCGTCTTGTTATATCGATTTGCTACTGGATTTATTAAAGCTATTTCTATTTTACTAGGAATTATCGCAGGAACAGTTGCTGGAGCATTTATGGGGAAAGTAGATTTCACCCCGGTAAGAGAGTCTGATATTTTCCATATGATTCAACCATTTTACTTTGGGACACCGACTTTTGAATGGTCCCCAATTATTACGATGACTTTGGTTGCCATAGTTTCTTTAGTTGAGTCTACAGGTGTATATTTTGCACTTGGTGATATTCTAGATAAAAAAATCAAAAAAGAAGATTTAACGAAGGGTTATCGCGCAGAGGGAATCGCTGTTTTACTTGGAGGTATTTTCAATTCATTCCCATATACAACCTTTTCACAAAACGTTGGACTAATGCAAATCTCTGGTGTGAAAACGAAAAACGTTATTTATATCACTGGAGGAATGTTGATCGCTCTTGGTTTTATTCCAAAAATTGCTGCACTTACAACGATTATTCCTACATCTGTATTAGGTGGAGCGATGATTGCGATGTTTGGAATGATTGTAGCGCAAGGTATTAAAATGCTAAGCACGATTATTACCGAATCTCAAGAAAACTCTATGATTATTGCATGTGCTATTGGAATCGGCTTAGGAGTAACAGTAGTTCCTGATTTGTTTGGAGCACTTCCAACAAGCATTCAAATTTTAACGAGTAATGGGATTGTAGCTGGAAGTATGACAGCGATTATATTAAATATATTATTCAATATGCTTCCTTCGAAAAAAGTAGTAAAACTATAAAATTGGGTCTTTAAAATGAAATGTCGCCTACTTGTAGGTGGCATTTTTTATATGTGAAGATACAAGAGTAATAAAACATGCTATTTTGCTCCTAGATACGGTGTCATCAAAATAGTAGGTTCTAATCGCCAACCTGTTACTGAATTGATTTTTAGAATATGGAGGAGCTATGAACAAGTGTAGCGCCTTCGCCTTTTCTTCAGCGATAAAAACACAACATCTTGAACTTAAAGTATTTTGTAACTAATTTGTAACTCCAATCCCTTACCATTGGTCAAACTAAAGGAAAGGAGTTGTTTTATGTTAAGATTCAAAAGAATTTGGTTAGTGGTTTTCTGTCTAGTGTTAATTAGTTCTATGGTCGGTTTACCTTCTATGACAAAAGCTTCAGGAGGGGTAATCTCCGGAACATATGGAGGAAAGACCTATAAATTGTATGTGCCGAGTCAATATGATTCTAGTAAGAGTTATCCATTGTATGTCATGTTGCATGGATGTACACAAGATGCAACTCAGTTTTCAACAGGGACAAAAATGAATGCGCTTTCAGAGGAAAAAGGATTTCTAGTACTTTATCCAGAGCAAAACTCTAGCGCTAACTCTAATAAGTGCTGGAATTGGTTTGAAACAAGTCATCAAAATCGCGGAAGTGGTGAGCCTAGCGTGATAGCTGGCATGGTGCAATCCATTAAATCGAATTATTCTATTCAGAATGATCAAGTATTTGTTTCTGGACTTTCAGCTGGGGCTGCAATGAGTGTCATTATGGGCGCAACCTATCCAGATGTTTTTTCGGGTATAGGAGTTGGGGCAGGATTAGAATATAAGGCGGCGACTATCATGACGGAAGCATTTCCAGCGATGTCTAGTGGCGGGTCAAATCCGGTTCAAAGAGGAAGAGATGCTTATAACGCAATGGGAAGTAAAGCTAAGCCATTGAAGGTAATTGTATTTCATGGTACTTCTGATTACACAGTAAATAAAATAAACGGAGATCAAGTCATTTCTCAATGGGCAGTAACGAATAGCCTAGCGGCAACTGGAGCAGAAGGATGGCTAGATGATCAAGCTGATAACACTCAGAATTTACAAGTCCCATCAGGAAAAAGCTATACCGTATATGATTACAAGGCACAGGATGAAAAAATTTGGATGAAAAAAGTAAACATACAAAATATGGGGCATGCGTGGTCAGGAGGAAGTTCTCAAGGAAGCTATACGGATCCACAAGGTCCTGATGCTAGTAGAATGATGTGGGAATTTTTTCAATCTGACGTAAAACCCCCTGTAACTAATCCTGTAACAACTGCAACCCCACCTGGTGGAACTTACAATAATTCCGTAAGTGTCGAGCTTATTTCTAATAAACCAGGAACGACCTACTATACAACAGATGGAACTGAACCAACTACTAACTCGCCCATATATTCGCAACCGCTTACAATAACAGAAAACACCACTTTAAAATTCTTTAGTCGTGACAATGAAAATAACTCCGAATCGGTCAAAACAGAGACGTATACAATTGAAACAGGAGATGATCCTGGAAATGAAACATCTGTATCATCCATTGGGAATGAAGATGGATTTGTCGGAAAGTACACTGCAGATGGAGAGAGCAATGCAACGATTAAAGTTGGGGATAAAGGAATGTATAATACGGATACGTATAGAGGTATTTTATCCTTCGATACAAGTACACTAACAGAACCAATAGAATCTGCAAAAATAAGACTATATCCTAAGTCGAAACAAGGAACGATTTCATTACTTCGATTAGACATTAAAACTGGGGTATTTGGAAGTGGTTCAACGATTGAACAACTTGATTACTCCAATTCAGCCACCCAATCTAATATAAGTAGTTTCTCACCTGTGGAAGGTGAATATTTTGACATTAATATTCCAGCCAATAGTTTATCTCTGATTAACTTAAACGGTATTACTCAATTCCGATTAAAGGCTGACACTTTAGCGGGGTTCAATTCTAATTTCATAGAGTTTTATGGAGGAGAAACTGCCGATTATGCACCTAAATTAATTATTAATAGTAATTAGGATATTTATATTACACGAAGGTATACTTCCTTCGTGTTTTTTTGTTTCTAAAGAAGTATTTGATCTGTGATAAAAGTCACTGTAATTATATTGTGGATTTGTTAGCATAAATATAAAGGGAGTCTTTTTTACTATTTTCAATAGAAAAGAGGAAAGTGATTATGTTTCTAACTAAACGAAAAAGAGTAGAACATCCGGCGGAAAATCTCGTAGGGATACTGACCGTGACTGAGAAAGAAAATTTGCGACAACTTCAATTAATAAAATTAACAAAAGAAGTACTTCAATCATTAAATGAAATGAAGTTAACTTTAGAAGACTATATTCCCCAAGCAGTAAGCCACTTTTACGATTCCATAATGGAAAATCCTCAGTTGGTGGAAATAATAAGTACCTATAGCTCACGTGTACGTTTAGAAAAAACTTTACGAAGCCACATAGCCGAATGGTTTAATGGGATAATAGATGATGATTATATTATTAGAAGAAAGCAAATAGCAAAAATGCATGTTCATATTGGACTAGAAACAAAATGGTATTTAGCTGCTTGCCACAATTTGCACAACAGTTTTATACAGGAAATTTTATTAAAGGACCTTCCAAAGCAAAAAGAGCGAATTTTTATTGATGCAATTAGTAAGATTATAAGCTATGAACAACAATTAGTTGTGGAAGAGTTTGATCGATATGCTGCAGAAAAATCAAGGGAAGAACAGGAAGAAATCAGGGAGAAAATTAAAGAAACATTAGGGAGCATTGTAAGCGTTTTAGAATATCAATCTTCTGATACAAGTATTTCCGTAGAAGAGCTTATAGGAACTACAAACACATTGAAGGAAGATGTCAAGAATGGAATTGAAACCTCTATGGAAACAATTCGTACTGCTGAAAAGGGTAGACAAACAATTGATACATTAACTAATAACACCAAAGAAATATTTGATAAAACCTCCTCTATGTCTAAAATGATCGATAAATTAAATCAGTCTTCCACAGAAATACTTAATGTCGTTAAAATTGTAAAAGACATCGCAAATAAAACAAACTTACTTGCTTTGAACTCTGCTATTGAAGCTGCAAGAGCTGGTGAATATGGAAAGGGTTTTGCGGTTGTAGCAGAGGAAGTACGAAAGCTAGCAGAACAAACAAAAAGTTCAGTGGAACAAATAGATATACTTGTAGGAGAATCGAATGAGGCACAAAGAACCGTTGTGGATGCAATTCAGGTTATTCAACAATTAGCTAATTTAGGCTTAACAGAAAGTAATCTAACTGCCCAAGCTTTCTCTAATATTTCATTAATGATACAAGAAGTTGCTGCGGAGTCAAAAGTGGTTGGAACAGAAATAAATAGTTTAACGACAGCTGTTGAATCGATTGGAAATGCATCTCTCGAAATTTTAGATTCAGCAAAGCTGTTAGATAATACAATTAAGCAAATTTAGCATGTAAATCTGTTTGAAAATGCTATTTTAAAAATAATATTGTATGATGAAAATAAACAGCAAAGGGAGGGATTTACATGTTAGTAACTACAACGAATACAATAGAAGGTAAAACGATTGAAAAGTATCATGGCATCGTGAGTGGAGAAGCAATTATGGGTGCAAACGTAGTTCGTGATCTATTTGCATCTGTGACGGATATTGTGGGGGGCAGAAGTTCTGCTTACGAGAATAAACTATCAGAAGGTCGTAAAATTGCATTGGAAGATATGAAGGTTCTTGCAAATAAACTAGGTGCTAACGCTGTTATTGGGGTTGATCTTGATTTTGAAACTATTCGAGAAGGCATGATGATGTGTGTTGCCACGGGAACTGCTGTTACATACCGTGACTAATTAAAGAGGTTTTTATAAGGAGTCGTAAGCTTTTATAAGCTTACGACTTTTCTAATTAAAATGATTCCCATACTGCAATTGAAAAAACAATATTTCTACTATTTCAATATTATGGTAGAATTGTATCAGACACAAGATGTGAGGAACAGAAGATGAGAATAAGAGATTGGGATCGAGCTTTAAAAGTACGTTTATTTGGGGAGTTTTTTAGTAATTTAAGTTTTTGGATGGTGTTTCCGTTCTTAGCAATTTACTTTGCTGATGAATTTGGAACGAGTATGGCGGGGATATTGCTAGTGGTTTCACAGGTCTTTTCGGTAGGTGCCAACTTAATAGGTGGATATTGTGCAGATAGATTTGGTAGAAGGACAATGATTTTCTTGTCTGCTACCGTAGAAGGGATAGCGTTTATACTATTTGCTTTTGCTAATTCTCCATGGATGGATTCGCCAATTGTTAGTTTCATTGCATTTACGATTGCTGGGATGGCTGGATCTTTCTATCATCCGGCAAGTCAGGCGATTGTAGCAGATGTAGTACCTGAACAAGCAAGAAGTAGTGTATTTTCAGTCTTTTATACGTCCATCAATATTTCTGTTGTTATAGGACCTATTGTTGGGGCAGTTTTATTCTTTCAATATCGATTTGCTTTATTACTAGTAGCTGGTATTATATTTATCTTAGTTGGAATAGCAATAAGATTTTTAACAGAGGAAACGCTCCCTGCAGAAGTGCGAGAACAGCTTAAGAATAGCGGGAATAATAGTTGGATACAAGTAGTTGTCAATCAAATAAAAGCATATGGCTTAATAGTTAAGGATAAAGTCTTTTTTCTTTTCGTCGTTGCAGGCATTTTACTTGCTCAAACGTATATGCAATTAGATATGTTGATACCTGTTTATATGAAAGATGCGATTGATGTTCAAGTGCTCGGTAATTTATTTGGTAGAGAATGGACAGTCACTGGAGAAGGTTCATTTGGTATACTTTTATCGGAGAATGGATTATTAGTTGTGCTGTTCACTGTTTTCGTCACTAAATGGATGACGAAATATCCGGAGAAAAGCGTATTCTTTTTATCGTCTATTATGTATGCAGTTGCTATGCTGATTTTTCCGCTCACAGCAAATTTTTGGGTTTTCCTTTTTGCAATGGC encodes:
- a CDS encoding S66 family peptidase, with product MLIKPKMLRAGDKVATISLSWGGAGEPELNWRYEQGVERLEKVFGLEVVSMPNSLKGAEYLYDNPKARAEDLMNAFKDPTIKGIVSNIGGSESIRLLPYIDFDVIRNNPKIFIGYSDATVTHLFCHKAGISSFYGPAILTDFAENVEMHAYTVEAVKKTLFTNEVIGEVKPAPEWTSERLEWLIENKDKQRKMNPNQGYELLQGSGVVQGRLIGGCIEVLEFAKGTSLWPEESYWKDSILFFETSEDLPEPSYIEYWLRNYGSQGILQNIKGIVFAKPQHEKYYEEYKESILRIMKELDLNELPILYNLNFGHTEPKFILPYGAMAEIDCERVTFSILDSGVE
- a CDS encoding NAD(P)/FAD-dependent oxidoreductase — its product is MSSYIVVGGGILGASTAYHLAKHHAKVILVDRNDLGQASEAAAGIICPWISQRRNKKWYELVKNGAKYYKQLVEELEALGETSTGYKKVGAIALQNDEKKLQKMLERALEKRVDAPEIGELKILSCDETRALFPLISEDFTSLFVEGAARVDGRAMRDALIQGAQKLGAQVVSGNAEFSNGVVLVDGNQIDADAVILTAGAWGNEVPATLGVNMKVSSQKAQIMHFKIENESTGDWPVVLPPTNQYLLTFDNGKVVAGSTYEENTGFDVRVTEAGKVELLEKATYIAESLGTAVIEEVRVGFRPYTPEFLPVIGKLPGYETIYFANGLGASGLTAGPFVGAELARLALGEKTVLDLTAYAPV
- a CDS encoding xanthine phosphoribosyltransferase; its protein translation is MKLLKDKIAQEGKALSENVLKVDSFLNHQIDPALMQAIGEEFATRYKDAGVTKIVTIESSGIAPSMFAGLTLGVPVVFARKRKSLTLSDNLYTSKVHSFTKNETNDISISRNFLSSEDVVLIIDDFLANGQAVLGLLDIVEQANATTAGVGIVIEKGFQTGGSIIRERGIRVDSLANIKSLANGKVEFFEEAPTR
- a CDS encoding nucleobase:cation symporter-2 family protein, whose product is MNNAIKNTALGIQHLLAMYAGAILVPLIVGGAIGLNSEQLTYLVAVDILMCGVATILQVMSNRFFGIGLPVVLGCTFTAVGPMIAIGAEYGVSSIYGAIIVSGLVVIVISGFFGKLVKFFPPVVTGSVVTIIGITLIPVAINNMGGGQGASDFGSIPNISLAFGTLIFIVLLYRFATGFIKAISILLGIIAGTVAGAFMGKVDFTPVRESDIFHMIQPFYFGTPTFEWSPIITMTLVAIVSLVESTGVYFALGDILDKKIKKEDLTKGYRAEGIAVLLGGIFNSFPYTTFSQNVGLMQISGVKTKNVIYITGGMLIALGFIPKIAALTTIIPTSVLGGAMIAMFGMIVAQGIKMLSTIITESQENSMIIACAIGIGLGVTVVPDLFGALPTSIQILTSNGIVAGSMTAIILNILFNMLPSKKVVKL
- a CDS encoding extracellular catalytic domain type 1 short-chain-length polyhydroxyalkanoate depolymerase gives rise to the protein MLRFKRIWLVVFCLVLISSMVGLPSMTKASGGVISGTYGGKTYKLYVPSQYDSSKSYPLYVMLHGCTQDATQFSTGTKMNALSEEKGFLVLYPEQNSSANSNKCWNWFETSHQNRGSGEPSVIAGMVQSIKSNYSIQNDQVFVSGLSAGAAMSVIMGATYPDVFSGIGVGAGLEYKAATIMTEAFPAMSSGGSNPVQRGRDAYNAMGSKAKPLKVIVFHGTSDYTVNKINGDQVISQWAVTNSLAATGAEGWLDDQADNTQNLQVPSGKSYTVYDYKAQDEKIWMKKVNIQNMGHAWSGGSSQGSYTDPQGPDASRMMWEFFQSDVKPPVTNPVTTATPPGGTYNNSVSVELISNKPGTTYYTTDGTEPTTNSPIYSQPLTITENTTLKFFSRDNENNSESVKTETYTIETGDDPGNETSVSSIGNEDGFVGKYTADGESNATIKVGDKGMYNTDTYRGILSFDTSTLTEPIESAKIRLYPKSKQGTISLLRLDIKTGVFGSGSTIEQLDYSNSATQSNISSFSPVEGEYFDINIPANSLSLINLNGITQFRLKADTLAGFNSNFIEFYGGETADYAPKLIINSN
- a CDS encoding methyl-accepting chemotaxis protein, which produces METIRTAEKGRQTIDTLTNNTKEIFDKTSSMSKMIDKLNQSSTEILNVVKIVKDIANKTNLLALNSAIEAARAGEYGKGFAVVAEEVRKLAEQTKSSVEQIDILVGESNEAQRTVVDAIQVIQQLANLGLTESNLTAQAFSNISLMIQEVAAESKVVGTEINSLTTAVESIGNASLEILDSAKLLDNTIKQI
- a CDS encoding YbjQ family protein, producing MLVTTTNTIEGKTIEKYHGIVSGEAIMGANVVRDLFASVTDIVGGRSSAYENKLSEGRKIALEDMKVLANKLGANAVIGVDLDFETIREGMMMCVATGTAVTYRD
- a CDS encoding MDR family MFS transporter; this encodes MRIRDWDRALKVRLFGEFFSNLSFWMVFPFLAIYFADEFGTSMAGILLVVSQVFSVGANLIGGYCADRFGRRTMIFLSATVEGIAFILFAFANSPWMDSPIVSFIAFTIAGMAGSFYHPASQAIVADVVPEQARSSVFSVFYTSINISVVIGPIVGAVLFFQYRFALLLVAGIIFILVGIAIRFLTEETLPAEVREQLKNSGNNSWIQVVVNQIKAYGLIVKDKVFFLFVVAGILLAQTYMQLDMLIPVYMKDAIDVQVLGNLFGREWTVTGEGSFGILLSENGLLVVLFTVFVTKWMTKYPEKSVFFLSSIMYAVAMLIFPLTANFWVFLFAMAVFTLGELMTVGLQESFVSKLAPEDMRGQYFAAASLRYTIGRTIAPLVFPLVAWIGFTWTFVILAILAVLSGVIYLITFKEYNKRQNEISA